The following proteins are encoded in a genomic region of Flexivirga oryzae:
- a CDS encoding GNAT family N-acetyltransferase: protein MTTERAASPDLTGLRLDPAAFPGWQVRALRFDDAGAVATAMAASELHDTGLVSIEEADIVGDWQRPSFDIAACTVGVFTSSGELAAYAEYPGADRYDATVRPPYRGRGLGTALADWVCARARAKGAAMVGMPVPAGSDGERLLRGLGFAERWTSWALRLPTDVRIDRPHLPDGHRIRNATSVADRSAAYDVLEDAFLEWSDRRKATYADFAAQTYERPGFADWHMRVLCRDAPTGEEEVVAAVFSVIDSNHGSVYVDRLAVRADARRQGHARALLADVFEIGRTHGATGFELSTDSRTGALGLYTGLGMEVTSTWVNLAARLGVTSSGP, encoded by the coding sequence ATGACGACTGAGCGCGCCGCCTCGCCCGACCTCACCGGGCTGCGACTCGACCCCGCAGCGTTCCCGGGGTGGCAGGTGCGCGCGTTGCGCTTCGACGACGCGGGCGCGGTCGCGACGGCGATGGCGGCATCCGAACTCCACGACACGGGCTTGGTCAGCATCGAGGAAGCGGACATCGTCGGCGACTGGCAGCGACCGTCCTTCGACATCGCGGCCTGCACGGTCGGCGTCTTCACCTCGTCCGGGGAGCTCGCGGCATACGCCGAATATCCCGGTGCCGACCGATACGACGCCACAGTCCGACCGCCGTACCGCGGAAGGGGACTGGGCACCGCGCTGGCGGACTGGGTGTGCGCCCGTGCCAGAGCGAAGGGCGCCGCGATGGTCGGTATGCCGGTGCCGGCGGGTTCCGACGGCGAGCGCCTGCTGCGCGGACTCGGGTTCGCCGAGCGATGGACGTCCTGGGCGCTGCGCCTGCCGACCGATGTACGGATCGACCGCCCGCACCTCCCGGACGGCCACCGGATCCGCAATGCAACGTCCGTCGCCGACCGGTCGGCGGCATACGACGTGTTGGAGGACGCCTTCCTCGAGTGGTCGGACCGCCGCAAGGCGACGTACGCCGATTTCGCCGCGCAGACATACGAACGGCCCGGTTTCGCGGACTGGCACATGCGAGTCCTGTGCCGGGACGCCCCGACCGGGGAGGAGGAGGTTGTCGCTGCTGTGTTCTCGGTCATCGACAGCAACCACGGGTCGGTGTATGTCGACCGTCTCGCCGTCCGCGCCGACGCTCGGCGTCAGGGACACGCGCGCGCACTGCTCGCCGATGTCTTCGAGATCGGCCGGACGCACGGCGCCACCGGCTTCGAGCTGTCGACCGACTCGCGAACCGGCGCCCTCGGCCTCTACACCGGCCTCGGCATGGAAGTCACCAGCACGTGGGTCAACCTCGCCGCGCGACTCGGTGTCACGTCATCGGGTCCGTGA
- a CDS encoding aminoacyl-tRNA deacylase: MSTGEERAAAALTAAGIDHEIVRHGPVPSLAEAAAVRGIEPAQIAKTIVVRRDEDDFLFVLVPGDRKISWPKLRDLLGVKRLSMPDAATAFDVTGYERGTITPFGAAQAWPVIADSRVTGTISIGGGGHGVSATVTAEDVIRALHARVADVTDPMT; encoded by the coding sequence ATGAGCACCGGCGAGGAACGTGCGGCGGCGGCACTGACCGCTGCCGGTATCGACCATGAGATCGTTCGGCACGGACCGGTCCCGTCGTTGGCCGAGGCGGCCGCGGTCCGCGGCATCGAGCCGGCCCAGATCGCGAAGACGATCGTGGTCCGCCGCGACGAGGACGACTTCCTCTTCGTGCTGGTACCGGGCGACCGGAAGATCTCCTGGCCGAAACTGCGCGACCTGCTCGGCGTCAAACGACTCTCGATGCCGGACGCAGCGACGGCTTTCGACGTGACCGGCTACGAACGCGGGACCATCACGCCCTTCGGCGCTGCACAGGCCTGGCCGGTGATCGCGGACTCCCGTGTCACGGGCACGATTTCGATCGGCGGCGGTGGCCACGGCGTCTCGGCGACGGTGACCGCCGAGGACGTCATCCGGGCCCTGCATGCCCGGGTCGCCGATGTCACGGACCCGATGACGTGA
- a CDS encoding SIP domain-containing protein: protein MNRHRRGPSTHVLIAGDERDLEVVAQLVAALPADAFGQVLIETPIESGPPALSTPDRVTVQWLPRTADAAPGGRLAESLTCWAREWLVEGDRHLNRCHHLFIGAAGVRAVEVVREVLFVDECHHLESLGDIVVTRSGAIG from the coding sequence ATGAATCGCCACCGTCGGGGTCCGTCGACCCACGTGCTGATCGCCGGCGACGAGCGCGACCTGGAGGTCGTCGCACAACTCGTCGCCGCGTTGCCCGCTGACGCCTTCGGCCAAGTGCTGATCGAGACGCCGATCGAGTCGGGGCCGCCGGCACTCTCGACGCCGGACCGGGTCACCGTGCAGTGGCTGCCGCGCACGGCCGACGCCGCACCCGGTGGGCGCCTCGCCGAGAGCCTCACCTGCTGGGCACGTGAATGGCTGGTCGAGGGGGACCGCCACCTGAACAGGTGCCATCACCTGTTCATCGGCGCCGCGGGCGTCCGGGCCGTCGAGGTGGTGCGCGAGGTGCTGTTCGTCGACGAGTGTCACCACCTGGAGTCGCTCGGCGACATCGTGGTGACCCGGTCGGGCGCGATCGGCTGA